The Meles meles chromosome 6, mMelMel3.1 paternal haplotype, whole genome shotgun sequence genome has a window encoding:
- the ZFYVE19 gene encoding abscission/NoCut checkpoint regulator isoform X2, with protein sequence MESRCYGCAVKFTLFKKEYGCKNCGRAFCSGCLSFSAVVPRTGNTQQKVCKQCHEVLTRRVAALEAKQKPNTPQSQGLIHQDQVIAERLARLRQQNKPKSVASQAEIEARLAALRDEPRGSIPSTEEMEARLAALQGRVPPSQTPQLAHQPPDTRTQAQQAQDLLTELAAQVAIDESCQRGGPAASVQNDLNQHGPGGQSANSKGQTTWSLEEEKSRLLAEAAVALREENTRQERILALAKRLAVLRGEDPDKVTLQDYRLPDSDDEEDEETAIQRVLQQLTEEAALDEASGFNIPVEPTLGAQAQSCRTEPEAQAMATWPEAEDEELPWCCICNEDATLRCAGCDGDLYCTRCFREGHDAFEIKEHQTSPYCPPCTGQEH encoded by the exons ATGGAGAGTAGGTGCTACGGATGCGCTGTCAAGTTTACCCTCTTCAAGAAGGAG TATGGCTGTAAGAACTGTGGCCGGGCCTTCTGTTCTGGCTGCCTTAGCTTCAGTGCAGTGGTGCCTCGGACTGGGAATACCCAACAGAAAGTCTGCAAGCAGTGCCACGAGGTCCTGACCAG GCGTGTGGCTGCCTTGGAAGCCAAGCAGAAGCCCAATACTCCCCAGAGCCAGGGACTGATCCATCAAGACCAAGTTATCGCTGAGCGCCTAGCACGGCTCCGCCAACAGAACAAGCCCA AGTCAGTGGCCTCGCAGGCGGAGATAGAAGCCAGGCTAGCTGCGCTGAGGGATGAACCCCGGGGTTCCATCCCTTCCACCGAAGAAATGGAGGCACGGCTTGCTGCACTGCAGGGCAGAGTTCCACCTTCTCAGACCCCCCAGCTT GCACATCAGCCACCAGACACCAGGACCCAAGCCCAGCAGGCACAGGATCTGCTGACAGAGCTGGCAGCACAAGTGGCTATTGATGAGAGCTGTCAACGAGGAGGCCCAG CTGCCTCTGTCCAGAATGACCTCAACCAACATGGCCCAGGGGGCCAGAGCGCTAATTCCAAGGGGCAGACCACCTGGTCCCTGGAAGAGGAGAAGAGCAGGCTGCTGGCTGAGGCAGCAGTCGCGCTCCGGGAAGAGAACACGAGGCAGGAGAGGATCCTGGCCCTCGCCAAGCGCCTGGCTGTGCTGCGGGGCGAGGACCCTGATAAAG TGACCCTCCAGGACTATCGCCTCCCAGACAGTGATGATGAGGAGGATGAGGAGACAGCCATCCAGAGAGTCCTGCAGCAG CTCACCGAAGAAGCTGCCCTGGATGAGGCAAGTGGCTTTAACATCCCTGTGGAGCCCACTCTTGGAGCCCAGGCCCAGTCCTGCAGGACAGAGCCTGAG GCCCAGGCCATGGCCACCTGGCCCGAGGCTGAGGATGAGGAACTCCCCTGGTGCTGCATCTGCAATGAGGACGCCACCTTGCGCTGCGCTGGCTGTGATGGGGACCTCTACTGCACCCGCTGCTTCCG ggaaggCCACGATGCTTTTGAAATTAAAGAGCACCAGACATCTCCCTACTGCCCACCGTGCACAGGCCAAGAGCACTGA
- the ZFYVE19 gene encoding abscission/NoCut checkpoint regulator isoform X1 produces MESRCYGCAVKFTLFKKEYGCKNCGRAFCSGCLSFSAVVPRTGNTQQKVCKQCHEVLTRGSSPANASKWSPPQNYKKRVAALEAKQKPNTPQSQGLIHQDQVIAERLARLRQQNKPKSVASQAEIEARLAALRDEPRGSIPSTEEMEARLAALQGRVPPSQTPQLAHQPPDTRTQAQQAQDLLTELAAQVAIDESCQRGGPAASVQNDLNQHGPGGQSANSKGQTTWSLEEEKSRLLAEAAVALREENTRQERILALAKRLAVLRGEDPDKVTLQDYRLPDSDDEEDEETAIQRVLQQLTEEAALDEASGFNIPVEPTLGAQAQSCRTEPEAQAMATWPEAEDEELPWCCICNEDATLRCAGCDGDLYCTRCFREGHDAFEIKEHQTSPYCPPCTGQEH; encoded by the exons ATGGAGAGTAGGTGCTACGGATGCGCTGTCAAGTTTACCCTCTTCAAGAAGGAG TATGGCTGTAAGAACTGTGGCCGGGCCTTCTGTTCTGGCTGCCTTAGCTTCAGTGCAGTGGTGCCTCGGACTGGGAATACCCAACAGAAAGTCTGCAAGCAGTGCCACGAGGTCCTGACCAG AGGGTCATCTCCTGCCAATGCTTCCAAGTGGTCACCACCTCAGAACTATAAAAA GCGTGTGGCTGCCTTGGAAGCCAAGCAGAAGCCCAATACTCCCCAGAGCCAGGGACTGATCCATCAAGACCAAGTTATCGCTGAGCGCCTAGCACGGCTCCGCCAACAGAACAAGCCCA AGTCAGTGGCCTCGCAGGCGGAGATAGAAGCCAGGCTAGCTGCGCTGAGGGATGAACCCCGGGGTTCCATCCCTTCCACCGAAGAAATGGAGGCACGGCTTGCTGCACTGCAGGGCAGAGTTCCACCTTCTCAGACCCCCCAGCTT GCACATCAGCCACCAGACACCAGGACCCAAGCCCAGCAGGCACAGGATCTGCTGACAGAGCTGGCAGCACAAGTGGCTATTGATGAGAGCTGTCAACGAGGAGGCCCAG CTGCCTCTGTCCAGAATGACCTCAACCAACATGGCCCAGGGGGCCAGAGCGCTAATTCCAAGGGGCAGACCACCTGGTCCCTGGAAGAGGAGAAGAGCAGGCTGCTGGCTGAGGCAGCAGTCGCGCTCCGGGAAGAGAACACGAGGCAGGAGAGGATCCTGGCCCTCGCCAAGCGCCTGGCTGTGCTGCGGGGCGAGGACCCTGATAAAG TGACCCTCCAGGACTATCGCCTCCCAGACAGTGATGATGAGGAGGATGAGGAGACAGCCATCCAGAGAGTCCTGCAGCAG CTCACCGAAGAAGCTGCCCTGGATGAGGCAAGTGGCTTTAACATCCCTGTGGAGCCCACTCTTGGAGCCCAGGCCCAGTCCTGCAGGACAGAGCCTGAG GCCCAGGCCATGGCCACCTGGCCCGAGGCTGAGGATGAGGAACTCCCCTGGTGCTGCATCTGCAATGAGGACGCCACCTTGCGCTGCGCTGGCTGTGATGGGGACCTCTACTGCACCCGCTGCTTCCG ggaaggCCACGATGCTTTTGAAATTAAAGAGCACCAGACATCTCCCTACTGCCCACCGTGCACAGGCCAAGAGCACTGA